tttttatttataatttttattttaaaattttttaacaatTTTACCAAATAGCCCCTTAAGATTTACAGAGAAACGGAAATTTATTATTTTGCGAGTTTGATTATTGATACAAGTTGAAGACTTTTTTTCTTCCCTGgcaatggtatatatatatatatatatatatatattttggtatgTGACCACGGGAGATACCTTGGTGGTCAACCTAGAGACTGCCTCACTAGAAATTTTCCAAGTCCGGGCTTCCAAAATATTGACTTTGAACAAAATATTGACTTTGAACTTTTAAAAGTCAACACCTCTCCAACCTTAAAATAGAAATTTTCTAGCCCACTTTCTTGAAACTTTCTCGGGAAAGAAGCTTTTTAAAACCGTCATCCATAAGTGAGCGGAGCGGCTGTGAACGTGCACATTTTTCTTTGAGAACAATCAAGTTTGTAGGAGGAGGTTTTTGCGTGTCTGTTTACCAGTGGGCTTAACACAATACAAGGATTTCATTGTTTTTGTTGGCAAAAAGTGAAGTTTGCCATTTGACTTCAGCGGACAGGCAATAATGTTGTCACACTTGGAACTCCAATTTGGAGTGGGTGAGACCCTTCTGTGGCCTTGTTTGGTTACCAAGAAGATGtagaaaaataagataaaaatcaTGGGTTTGGACTTTGGAGTGATGAttccaaaatccaaaattcaaaatccaatcACCCTCCCTCAGGtaataatgctatatatatatacacttggAACTCCAATTTGGCCTGAGACCATTCCTTGCCCCTGTTTGGTTACcaaaaaattgtataaaaataagagaaaaacgTATTGATTAGAGTTTTAGAGAACTCGGGGTGTACTCTGGGGATCACTTCGATGTTTAAGTTAGATAATTGAAGGTACATATTATAACAGTAAATGAAGAGTGAGTGAGAATAAAATACTTATCTTCTCTTGAAATCTCCTTTATAAAGTGGTGAAGATAGGCTCCTTTTTAGCTTGACATATATGAGTGTGTCATGCTTAGGGGTGTTATGGGTGACTCATCATTATACTTAGAGGGGTTATGGGTGACTCAAGACAGTTATGCAGGATATCAATAGTAGCTCTTATAACCTCATTGGGGGTTATGGATAACCTGAAGGCGATTATACGAGACATCAAATTTTGTTCAATTTTAGTTTCACAACTATCAACCCTTATGACATACCTatcaattttgggtgtatcagAAATTATGATTCCAAGAATTCAAAACCCgaaccccctctctctctctctctctctctctctctctctcaaacagaATCCCAGATGGGTAAATAATGCTATACACCCTTGGAACCCCATGAGACCCTTCTGTGGCCTTGTTTGATTAGTAAGAAAATGTATAAAACTAAGAGAAAACTAATGGGTTTGGAACAATGATTCCAAGAATCCAAAccccaatctctctctctctctctctctctctctctctctctctctctctctctctcatagggAATCCCATGTAAAGAAGAGGCTTATGgtagttttggggggggggggggggtaactAGACATGAAATGAATGTCCATCTACTTGGAAGGGCCCCGCCCACTAATTCTTATCACGCGTATTGAAATGGAATACCAAGTGTAGGGGCCTTAGAGGCTAATGCAGGTGAATGGTTCCTTCACTCCTCAGACTTTCTTCATCCCATTACATGTAAACATACAAGGGTCCACTTGAATCTTTTGCTCGTCTATCTATCCTAAGTCCTGCTATCATTAATACTGCCTTCCCCAACCTCTTAAATTTTGCTTTCTTGAAAGCTTAGGTTAAGCTCGGagattgaatttaaatttatgtgttTGAGGGTATAAATTTTTACATTAAATCTAGATTTAGATAAGTTTAAAGAGAATTTAAtgcaatatttattttatttaaattcattttagtttcaatttaacattaaaatttgaatatatatatatatatatatatgtatatatataaatttaaaaaaattcaaattgaattttaaagaaCTAGACAAAATTTCAGGTTGGTCATCAATAATCTTTGGAAATAAAAACttttgctgtgtgtgtgtgttatgtaTGGCAATAAGTGACGCCGGCGTAGTGGCATTGGCATTGGTATCAGGACAGCAGAGTGTTCAGAAAGACGCTGGCATAATGGTTGAGAATAACTCAAAATCTCTCTGATTCAGTAAGCAGAGGAGGGCCACAAAACTCAACCCATCATGACTGAATCAGGTGGTGAAAGGGCCAATCCAGTATTCTTCGAAAAAACTTTCCATAGCAGAAAACTAAACCTGCTTTCGAGTGATTAGAGAAAGTCCAGcttcaaaaattcaaaaccatCAAAACTTAACCTACTTTATACACGAGGCAAAGATCTATTAGTTACAATTTGTTATTCTTGCTGCATTAGTAGTAGGCAAACTAAAACTAAATGATATTCAAATCACAAGATATCATTCATCATCACTCATCACACGCCCTATTTGAAGCAAGCCTAAAGCTGACACTGTGCAGAGCACCAGCATTCTCCAACATAAAGGCACAAGAGAAACCTACTTCAACAAGAAGTTAGCTAAAAATTTTTAGATTTGTACATGAATTCTGCACCATGATCCCCCAATAGAATCCTCCAATTCATCTAATTCCATCAGCTCATCCGCATTTCCTAGCATACAAGAGAAGACCTCAGAGAAGGGGCAGTAGGAAGATGCGTGCATGATGCCCAACGGATAACTGACTCAGTCACCATGAGATCGAGCTGATCGACCTCACCAAGGCCAATTGTGCGATTCCTCTTCCCATGGATGCCCAACATCTTAGATCCACTTGTTCCTCCAGTCCTTTTAACCTCAGCACCCTTGGGTTCAATTTCTCGAGCCCCAATGCATAAAGAGCTGTCCGACAACATAAACAGTCTTCCCAAGCTCGAATCTGCAGGGTAAAGCAGAAAATTAGTTTCAAAATAACATTGCACTTTCAGAGGAAAAGTTcagaaagttcaaaatttaattaCCTCCATGAATTGCCTCTGCTGTTGATATCTTCGCTGCAAAATCCAGTGGCTCATTCCCTTGCTCAGCCACAGGATCAGGGCCAAAGAATGCAAAGCTTGGCATTGAGAGAACAGGGGGAGAGAGTTCCTGGCCATTTGATCCTCCTTCACTTTGGAAAGAAAACCCACCAGATTCTAAGAAAGGCATTGATGGTTCCACCAGGAAGGAAGAAAATGATGACCTGCATGTGAATGAAGGTGATTGGGAATCGCAAATCATCGGTGTACCAATGCCAAAGCTGATGTCCTCATTCCTAGACATGAGTGAGGTTGAGAATGTGCCTCCACCTGAATGTAATTCTCCACAACTTTTTCCATCACGTGTGCAATGTTCCTCAGGAAACAGTGCATGGCCCTGCATCCAGAGGTGATCTGAAAAGGCACAACCAAAAAATCGAGTTCTTAAGAGGAATGTATAAAGATAAGGAATGAGGTGCGCGCGTGCACATGTATAAGATAATTCGGCCATTAGCTCAGTCATATGAAGTTTCTGTGGATTGAACCCATCACGGTGCAAATATGAGATATTATTGAGTTCATTAAATACACAGCATTGTCCATGACCATCTACAAAAAAAAGTACAACTAGAGATGTGGCAAACACAATTGGATTTCTTGATCTGATGTCATTGTCTTGTGCAAAACAACCATGGAAGAGGTTTATCATGAGTGACCTCATGTAGTGCTGTCTATTAAATTCATATTGGTAAGCTTTGAACCCAATTTCTAGTCACAGTCTTTTCTTGTGCACTGTATAATATTACATGCAGCTTGAACTGATATCCTCCTATCTAATTGCGCACACATTTTAGGGATGCTTGCTCTTCAATTTTTTCCCTGCATGGGATGTTGTCAATTGTTCCAATTTCATTTTGTATGCCCCATACAACATCCTCAATCACAATATACCGAATCAAGATCCAAACTAGACTTTTTGATTCTAACGTTATACAAGCTTTTCAAGAAAAGAAACAGTGGATGATCAACCTACCTAGAACCTGCTGAGCTGTGAGCCTTTGTGAGCGATCTGTACAAAGCATTCCCCTAATTAAATTCTTGGCAGATTCAGATATACGATCCCAAGGATCTGACGGGAACTGCAGATCAGCTGCCCTAACAGCATCAAAGATCCGAGACTTGGTCTTCCCCCAAAATGGTGGCATCCCACTCAGAAGAATATAAAGAATAACCCCCGCACTCCACACATCAGCAGCCTGGTTATAGCCCCCAGCCAATACCTCAGGAGCTATATAAAATGGACTCCCAACAGTCCCATGTAAACTCTGTCCTGTTTAAAGAGAGTCCAAACAGTATTAAAATTAAGTAATTCAGACTTTAAAATTATCAAACAAGACTACAAATCCATCAATCAGAAGAGGTGAACGAAGAATCACTTGACTCTACCAGGTTTGATGTATGTTGCCAGTCCAAAATCAGCCAATTTGATTGGAGATGAGGAGGCTTTTGTAGCCAACAGGATGTTTTCCGGTTTCAAGTCTCTATGAACAACACCATTGTCGTGACAATACATCACCACTTGCATCAAATGCCTGAAAAGAACCCGAGCCTCCGACTCATAGAATCTCCCGTGCTTCTCCAACTGGTCAAAAAGCTCCCCTCCAGCACACAGCTCCATCACCAAATGAACATAATCTTCCTCCTCATAAACCGCTTTGAGATCTACTACGTTTGGATGCCCAGATAACCTAGTCATTATTTCAATCTCAAGCTTCACACTCTGCACATCATCTAGGGTCACCAATCTATCTTTAGCAATTGATTTGCATGCCAATACTTCTCCTGTAAATTTATCAGAGCATTCCCTGATAATTCCAAACTGCCCCCAACCCAACTGCTCTCCAAGAACATACCGATCTTTTAAATTTGAAGTCTGGTTCGAGTCCAAAATGGTTTCATTCAAGCTCGCAACTCTGTAACAATTGCATGGGTGGATCAATGatttgctgctgctgctgttgctcTTGGCAACAGCCATACCAAATTTTCGAAACCCAGTTGATCCGAGAGCACACACCGATCAATCAAGACCCCAGGTAAGGATTTTCTGGCCTCTGACAATTTCTAATTTCTCTTATCCAAAACCCTTTTCTAATAAATGGGAACAAGATGTTCTAAAGTCaattttttgatttgtttttcTTGCGTCAGGTCAATTTACTGAAAGAAGCTTCGCATGGCTAGTAGTTGAACGCTGACATCGACACCAGTCGTGAAGCATACGATGAATCCGTACTATAGGGTTACTTGACCACAAACGCTGGAACAAGAAGTCTCGAGCCCCAACCAAGCCGAGAATTTCCTCAATCCCATCTGCTGATCTGAAACATAATCAAAATGTTCACACTCAGGCGGATTTCAAATATTCAGAATTTAATTAGAATAGCAGCAGAAACAATGACTTCAGACGAATTTTCTAAAACATCATAGCTGCAAAAAAATTATTCGAACGACCAAGAAAGCTTCAAATAAAGTCAATTACAGGACTCAAGTTAAACATACAAACACAATCACCTTTGTTCCACCAAAATCTCACAAGAGTAGGGGGAAAAAGTGGCAAATTTGAAGTTTAAAAAAGGAAAATCTTTGTGGAAACGATCCACGGAATCACAAACCCTACTCGTCCCAAATCCCAAAACAACAGGAATAACCTAGATCATCTCCAAACGAGAAAACCACAGATGCCAATTAGCTGAAAAACCCTACACAAGCAAACATTGAACAATTTCAAGACAAACCCACCAGAGATTTGGCTGAAACAACGCGACCCAGATCCAAATCTTTCAGCAAAACAGATTATAAGGTCAACATGTAAAACCCTACATTCCCACAAGcacagaaagagagagagacctggagttggggagagagagagagagaggagaggtttGGACTGCGGAGGAGGAAGAGGGGGCCAAGGTAGAAGAAGGCCGTTGGGGGACGGCGGGGCAGGTCCTCCTCCTCCAGAGACCTGTGGGCTCTGCTGGTCTCCCACAGCAGCACACCACTCCTTAATCAGAATGCTGGGCTGTAGGGGGTTTGGTTTGGTTGCTTctggtttttcaaaataaaagctcCCTCGGACATCAATTCCCGCAAGCTCAAAAACAATTTCTATTTTTAGTTTGTTTTCTGTTTATTCTAGTACGCCTTGCAGAACGGCTACTCGCTTTGAAGCCCTGCCCCCACGCGCTCTCCAACAAGATATTCCCTTTattggttttttctttttttgtctttttccatttttattaAATACTACCAAagccttcttttctttttattatttagtattttttttttaaagaagcaACACCAATAGCACAAAGCTGGTAGGCTGCATTTACTTtcacaattgaaaatttaatctaattttattttattttgtttttaaagaTAAGGATAAGAGTGTGACATTCCAAATAACATTCCCATCCCAAATTCCCAACTCTACCTCAAAATCTCTCGTTCTATTTTCTAAAATTTGGAACTAGTGTAAAAAATCAAATGCACAACAAAATAAGCAATCACACTAGTGCAATATCAAACAGTGAATAATATAAAATTGACAATTACATTGActgtaatgaaaataataaaaataacacaaggaattacgtggttcggtaatacctacatccacgagagTGCAATCGGCAAAGATTCTTACTATCTTATGTCAAGGACACGAACAACCTTACAAATACATCAAAAACAATGTATATATAACGTTTTCAAAAGCTTTCCCTCCAAACCTCAACCAACTTAATGTccctttattcaaaatttgaaaaaaaaaaatgctaggttacgagccaaaccgtcgatggtttgaagCATACCGTCAACAGTTTTAGGCAGAGAGCAAAACTAAGAAATTATGGGCCAAACCATCGTCAGTTTCCTTTACTATACCCCAACATCTTgattttctaccatgttttctccttatatatgcattccactcaatatatgagccacatatgtAAGGACTCGACCTGAGAAATGTGGATTAAACAAATAcgaaaaggggaaggaatttaaaaatgTGAAAACAGTAGGGatcgtcgacgaggctccttctcttgtcgacgaagtctcttatggggctcgtcgacgaggccaactctgtcgtcgacgaacgtccttcttcTGCTCATCGACGAGCGCTCCACTTCGTCGATAAGTATGGTCAggtcaactaaattataaatatcttattcattgcttcatggttaagaaactcaaaatcctctctctctctctctaggatctcGAGCCGTTTATTACCCGAATCAATAATCCGACGTCACTACGTGGATCAGGGGCAAAACCTCTACGATTGTAGCAGATCGGATCTTCATTTTAAGGAATCCCGGGTTTAATCCCAAAATTAAGATAGgggtctaagttcatttttggtttggcagatctatagtaaataaaattttgttgaagtattgttctttggtttttaggttttgggaactcggttcactatttTGGAGTCGTATAGTTTGTGTTTCAATGttcgaggaaaggtaaggggatttttttacatcagtatttttgtttttagaaaactaaaccgctaaaaagttagcttatgtttatatatacgatatgactgcttatttgcaaagtttcacaaggtaaaaatgtcggttttacaattttatggttttggtaaaaagtcgggttttggcatatgatctccaaacttttcaaaacttctttatttgtattaaacttaacgtaggagatgcttggaACCCTTGTTTTTTGTTTAAATAATGTTTTTCGAACTATATACTATGTATGATCTGTTTTTACCCAAATGAGTATGACAAATGTTATGGAATGGAATATGTGGAACTGATTAATacatatatgaactatgggaactgaagttccaaattgtcattagaaaatgtggaaaacaggtgccggttaGATACCGAGCTCTATATATGAAAAAGGGCtaaaccgagagtgtgtgtgCCGGTTGAAaccatagtatgaatgaatgagtttgtgaaaatactggaactgtacaggtgatttatgaattggaaacaagttaatttgtcttattataaattgtatatatgatattgggaccgtagtttgttactatgagagccttaaaaagctcaatattatatgaagccttaaaaagtttaagcgcggtaccgttgctataatTCAGgcacagtgcaaccacacatctgttTTTCAATGTGGGTACAGAGATAGTTGACTGGGTAGGTGTGGCCACTGGTGGATTAGATTCAGTCGGACTATAACATGTATAATGCCTGACAGTGCCTGCACAAGGTAGGGCTGGTTCAGGTCTTATGATCGCACAACCCGcgccaaggggtagtgttggcattagtTATGATTGTTTCTAAGCTAGACGgtattctaaatatgcatatacatgatttaaagacAAAacgggcaaagtcacaggtttgagtaccgggcgaagggattgtacaatgtatgggcctataccctaccctaacctcggaaACTCTCGCTTGTTATGCTGCTAAACTCTTTATTATAGgaactatatctatatatatctcctatattacaggatTGAGAATGCTTTAAATATGTAATTACTTTCTACTAgtttaaacacatgttgtcacacactgatgtaatatcttccaccttactgagaagtgtctcaccccaacatacaacctttgtttcaggtcttGCAGGGCACATGtcttagttgctagagggacttggagcgtagttgtaacgacccagccctttatacggacccaggtgtcactcatttataccaaaatacctgtacctgttcaagatacatagacaacccgccctaaatagggacctatgggtgtaaaccatacataattacaaaGTAAATGTCGCAAAAAAACATAACCATTCATTGAGATTCCTACTAGACTTATACTAGaacttactaatacatccacaagtaTATAAATCCAGACATAGGATAAATCCTATTATTACAATCCTCCAGAAAAGACTTTCGTCTAAGTATAATACATGATTCAAATAAGCTAAACCAAAATACAATCTGTAACGatctgcttaatttccatgtttttattttattttatattatgacattctacatgctctgataccatactggggtaaacccaatcattagcctaagcagcgagaagcataaatcaaataaacatatccatatataattatatacaatactagagtgctaacaggtttcccaaaat
The Malania oleifera isolate guangnan ecotype guangnan chromosome 13, ASM2987363v1, whole genome shotgun sequence DNA segment above includes these coding regions:
- the LOC131146532 gene encoding calcium-dependent protein kinase 26-like translates to MAVAKSNSSSSKSLIHPCNCYRVASLNETILDSNQTSNLKDRYVLGEQLGWGQFGIIRECSDKFTGEVLACKSIAKDRLVTLDDVQSVKLEIEIMTRLSGHPNVVDLKAVYEEEDYVHLVMELCAGGELFDQLEKHGRFYESEARVLFRHLMQVVMYCHDNGVVHRDLKPENILLATKASSSPIKLADFGLATYIKPGQSLHGTVGSPFYIAPEVLAGGYNQAADVWSAGVILYILLSGMPPFWGKTKSRIFDAVRAADLQFPSDPWDRISESAKNLIRGMLCTDRSQRLTAQQVLDHLWMQGHALFPEEHCTRDGKSCGELHSGGGTFSTSLMSRNEDISFGIGTPMICDSQSPSFTCRSSFSSFLVEPSMPFLESGGFSFQSEGGSNGQELSPPVLSMPSFAFFGPDPVAEQGNEPLDFAAKISTAEAIHGDSSLGRLFMLSDSSLCIGAREIEPKGAEVKRTGGTSGSKMLGIHGKRNRTIGLGEVDQLDLMVTESVIRWASCTHLPTAPSLRSSLVC